Proteins encoded together in one Catellatospora citrea window:
- a CDS encoding WhiB family transcriptional regulator: MDWRHHSVCRDEDPELFFPIGTSGPALLQVEQAKKVCGRCPVSTECLKWALETGQDAGVWGGMSEEERRAVKRRGGLRVRAHSL; the protein is encoded by the coding sequence ATGGACTGGCGCCACCATTCGGTCTGCCGCGACGAAGACCCGGAGCTGTTCTTCCCGATCGGGACGTCCGGCCCCGCACTGCTTCAGGTCGAGCAGGCCAAGAAGGTGTGCGGGCGGTGCCCCGTCTCCACCGAGTGCCTCAAGTGGGCGCTGGAGACCGGGCAGGACGCGGGTGTCTGGGGTGGGATGAGCGAAGAGGAGCGGCGCGCCGTCAAGCGCCGCGGCGGCCTTCGGGTCCGCGCACACTCGCTCTGA
- a CDS encoding nitrite/sulfite reductase produces the protein MAASAASTPATTPGRAARKPRGEGQWALGHREPLNPNERTKKDDNGLNVRARIENIYAHRGFASIDPADLRGRMRWWGLYTQRKPGIDGGRTAVLEPHELDDEYFMLRIRIDGGQLDLAQLRAIANVSAKYGRDTADITDRQNIQLHWVRVEDVPAIWREIEAVGLSTTEACGDTPRVVLGSPVAGISEHEVLDATPAIDEIVEKYIGDPALSNLPRKFKSVVSWLADVPYEANDIAFLGVEHPEHGPGFDLWVGGGLSTNPMLAQRLGAWVPLSEVAEVYAAVARLFRDYGYRRLRARARIKFLVADWGVAKFRQILEDEFLGRKLVDGPAPELPEHPIDHIGVHRQRDGKFYIGAAAVAGRVSGTVLAQVADIAEAHGSGRVRLTPYQKLLVLDVAEDRVESLIAALDGIGLQARPSSWRRDTMACTGIEYCKLAIVETKATAARTIEHLERTIGRIDGSISINVNGCPNACARTQVADIGLKGQLVPGPDGEMVEGFQVHLGGGLSMAQGQNPNFGRKLRGLKTTAAELPEYAERLARRYLDGRKDATEPFAEWVLRVDEEELR, from the coding sequence ATGGCAGCATCGGCGGCAAGCACGCCAGCCACCACCCCGGGCCGGGCCGCGCGCAAACCGCGCGGTGAGGGTCAGTGGGCGCTCGGGCACCGCGAGCCCCTCAACCCGAACGAGCGCACGAAGAAGGACGACAACGGCCTGAACGTGCGCGCCCGGATCGAGAACATCTACGCCCACCGCGGCTTCGCCTCGATCGACCCCGCCGACCTGCGCGGCCGGATGCGCTGGTGGGGCCTCTACACCCAGCGCAAGCCCGGGATCGACGGCGGCCGCACCGCGGTGCTGGAGCCGCACGAGCTCGACGACGAGTACTTCATGCTCCGCATCCGCATCGACGGCGGCCAGCTCGACCTGGCCCAGCTGCGCGCGATCGCGAACGTGTCGGCCAAGTACGGCCGGGACACCGCCGACATCACCGACCGGCAGAACATCCAGCTGCACTGGGTGCGGGTCGAGGACGTGCCGGCGATCTGGCGCGAGATCGAGGCGGTCGGCCTGTCCACGACGGAGGCCTGCGGCGACACCCCGCGCGTCGTGCTCGGCAGCCCGGTCGCCGGGATCAGCGAGCACGAGGTCCTCGACGCGACCCCGGCCATCGACGAGATCGTCGAGAAGTACATCGGCGACCCGGCGCTGTCCAATCTGCCCCGCAAGTTCAAGTCGGTGGTGTCCTGGCTGGCCGACGTGCCGTACGAGGCCAACGACATCGCGTTCCTCGGGGTCGAGCACCCGGAGCACGGGCCCGGCTTCGACCTGTGGGTCGGCGGCGGCCTGTCCACCAACCCGATGCTGGCCCAGCGCCTGGGCGCGTGGGTGCCGCTGTCCGAGGTCGCCGAGGTGTACGCCGCCGTCGCGCGCCTGTTCCGCGACTACGGCTACCGCCGCCTGCGCGCTCGCGCCCGTATCAAGTTCCTGGTCGCCGACTGGGGCGTGGCGAAGTTCCGGCAGATCCTGGAGGACGAGTTCCTCGGCCGCAAGTTGGTCGACGGTCCCGCTCCGGAGCTGCCCGAGCACCCCATCGACCACATCGGCGTGCACCGCCAGCGGGACGGGAAGTTCTACATCGGCGCGGCGGCCGTCGCGGGCCGGGTCAGCGGCACGGTGCTGGCGCAGGTCGCCGACATCGCCGAGGCGCACGGCTCGGGCCGGGTGCGGCTCACGCCGTACCAGAAGCTGCTGGTGCTCGACGTGGCCGAGGACCGGGTGGAATCGCTGATCGCGGCGCTGGACGGGATCGGGCTGCAGGCCCGGCCGTCGTCCTGGCGGCGCGACACGATGGCCTGCACCGGCATCGAGTACTGCAAGCTCGCCATCGTCGAGACCAAGGCGACCGCGGCGCGCACCATCGAGCACCTGGAGCGCACGATCGGCCGGATCGACGGCTCGATCTCGATCAACGTCAACGGCTGCCCGAACGCGTGCGCGCGGACCCAGGTCGCCGACATCGGGCTCAAGGGCCAGCTGGTCCCCGGCCCGGACGGCGAGATGGTCGAGGGCTTCCAGGTGCACCTGGGCGGCGGCCTGAGCATGGCGCAGGGCCAGAACCCGAACTTCGGCCGCAAGCTGCGCGGCCTCAAGACCACCGCCGCGGAGCTGCCGGAGTACGCCGAGCGCCTCGCCCGCCGCTACCTGGACGGCCGCAAGGACGCGACCGAGCCGTTCGCGGAATGGGTGCTGCGCGTCGACGAGGAGGAACTCCGATGA
- a CDS encoding sensor histidine kinase gives MSTLRELVEEHTSLGPADIDHLHRLAGDWQMISDLSFADLLLWVPVEGDPSAGLSFLCVAQVRPTTAPTAYQDDQVGRISSGAEVAHLGVAREQGRIWREGDPVWYGDTPARHEAIPVRLRGEDGEAGAVIAVVGRDTNLSTARTPSQLELNYLTTADDLAQMIADGTFPSVRHPGETTSAPRVGDGLIRLDGSGKVTYASPNAQSAIRRLGFSAHLVGEDLAALFNRLAEDPLEGSEASNRILGALRGDAPPRKEIEARTATVLSRALPLMPAGVPIGALVLVRDITEVKRRDRALITKDATIREIHHRVKNNLQTVAALLRLQARRVNHPEARAALEESVRRVASIALVHETLAMSADEAVEFDGIVDRVANAAAEVASPESPVRTRREGTFGVLPAEIATPLVMVLNELLLNAVEHGFDSLEGKVADGAEVVVQVNRAKRELHVTVADNGRGLPEDFDPTTNKRLGLQIIRTLTTGELRGTIELRNRDGGGTEALLFVPLAKRDR, from the coding sequence GTGTCAACGCTGCGTGAACTCGTCGAGGAGCACACCTCGCTCGGCCCGGCCGACATCGACCACCTGCACCGGCTCGCGGGCGACTGGCAGATGATCTCCGATCTCTCCTTCGCCGACCTGCTGCTGTGGGTGCCGGTCGAGGGCGACCCGAGCGCCGGCCTGTCCTTCCTCTGCGTCGCGCAGGTGCGGCCGACCACCGCGCCGACGGCATACCAGGACGACCAGGTGGGGCGCATCTCCAGCGGTGCGGAGGTGGCCCACCTGGGCGTCGCGCGTGAGCAGGGCCGCATCTGGCGCGAGGGCGACCCCGTCTGGTACGGCGACACCCCCGCCCGGCACGAGGCCATCCCGGTGCGCCTGCGCGGCGAGGACGGCGAGGCCGGCGCGGTGATAGCCGTCGTCGGCCGCGACACCAACCTGTCCACCGCGCGCACGCCCAGCCAGCTGGAGCTGAACTACCTCACCACGGCCGACGACCTGGCCCAGATGATCGCCGACGGCACCTTCCCGTCGGTGCGCCACCCGGGCGAGACCACGTCCGCGCCGCGGGTCGGCGACGGCCTGATCCGGCTGGACGGCAGCGGCAAGGTCACCTACGCCTCGCCCAACGCGCAGTCCGCCATCCGGCGGCTCGGCTTCTCCGCGCACCTGGTGGGCGAGGACCTGGCCGCGCTGTTCAACCGGCTGGCCGAGGATCCGCTGGAGGGTTCCGAGGCGAGCAACCGCATCCTGGGCGCGCTGCGCGGGGACGCGCCGCCGCGCAAGGAGATCGAGGCGCGCACCGCCACCGTGCTCAGCCGGGCGCTGCCGCTGATGCCGGCCGGGGTGCCCATCGGCGCGCTGGTGCTGGTCCGCGACATCACCGAGGTCAAGCGCCGGGACCGCGCGCTGATCACCAAGGACGCCACCATCCGGGAGATCCACCACCGGGTGAAGAACAACCTGCAGACCGTCGCGGCCCTGCTGCGCCTGCAGGCCCGCCGGGTCAACCACCCCGAGGCGAGGGCCGCGCTGGAGGAGTCGGTGCGCCGGGTCGCCTCCATCGCGCTGGTGCACGAGACCCTCGCGATGTCCGCCGACGAGGCGGTCGAGTTCGACGGCATCGTGGACCGGGTCGCCAACGCGGCCGCCGAGGTCGCCTCGCCGGAGTCGCCGGTGCGCACCCGCCGCGAGGGCACCTTCGGCGTGCTGCCCGCGGAGATCGCCACGCCGCTGGTCATGGTGCTCAACGAGCTGCTGCTCAACGCCGTCGAGCACGGCTTCGACTCGCTGGAGGGCAAGGTCGCCGACGGGGCCGAGGTGGTCGTGCAGGTCAACCGGGCCAAGCGGGAGCTGCACGTGACCGTCGCCGACAACGGCCGGGGCCTGCCCGAGGACTTCGACCCCACCACGAACAAGCGGCTCGGTCTCCAGATCATCCGCACGCTCACCACCGGTGAGCTGCGCGGCACCATCGAACTGCGCAACCGGGACGGCGGCGGCACGGAGGCCCTGCTGTTCGTGCCGCTGGCGAAACGCGACAGGTAG
- a CDS encoding GNAT family N-acetyltransferase, giving the protein MFALPLGDGAELRPLEPWQAEEFLAHMDRARADVDPWIPWASRSTDLDSARATLQRYADLQAADTGRIVGIWLDGTLVGGAMLFDVDVKAGNGEIGVWLEPAAQGRGLITRACRALLDWAFRERGLSRVQWVTRPDNARSLAVAARLGMTREGVLRESYPYRGKRYDSEFWSVLAHEWPPA; this is encoded by the coding sequence ATGTTCGCACTCCCCCTCGGCGACGGCGCAGAGCTGCGGCCGCTGGAGCCGTGGCAGGCCGAGGAGTTCCTGGCGCACATGGACCGCGCGCGGGCCGACGTCGACCCGTGGATCCCGTGGGCGAGCCGCTCCACCGATCTGGACTCCGCCCGCGCCACCCTGCAGCGCTACGCCGACCTGCAGGCCGCGGACACCGGCCGGATCGTCGGCATCTGGCTGGACGGCACGCTGGTGGGCGGCGCGATGCTGTTCGACGTCGACGTCAAGGCGGGCAACGGCGAGATCGGGGTATGGCTGGAGCCGGCGGCCCAGGGCCGGGGGCTCATCACCCGGGCCTGCCGGGCGCTGCTCGACTGGGCGTTCCGCGAGCGCGGCCTGAGCCGGGTGCAGTGGGTGACCCGGCCCGACAACGCGCGCAGCCTGGCCGTCGCGGCTCGGCTGGGCATGACCCGGGAGGGCGTGCTGCGCGAGTCCTACCCGTATCGCGGCAAGCGGTACGACAGCGAGTTCTGGTCGGTGCTGGCGCACGAGTGGCCACCCGCCTGA
- a CDS encoding sirohydrochlorin chelatase codes for MRPDPSAPGSTAAPVVLVAHGSRDPRAQAATRALARAVAAARPGLDVRVAFLELADPRPADVLGTLRAAGEPAPVVVPLLLTRAYHGRVDLPAQVAGFDCVISDTLGEVSEPLLAGLIRRLHESVTGYDAVVLAAAGTSVASGRAMVDEVAGALTLRLGVPCGTAYASAAAPTGGEAVAALRARGARRVAVASYFLAPGRLYEAVLADARAAGAIGAAAPLGASRELVRLVLHRVDAVAPKRALLAV; via the coding sequence ATGCGGCCTGATCCGTCGGCCCCCGGCAGCACGGCGGCGCCCGTGGTGCTGGTGGCGCACGGCTCCCGCGACCCGCGGGCGCAGGCGGCGACCCGGGCCCTGGCCCGCGCGGTCGCCGCCGCCCGCCCCGGGCTGGACGTGCGGGTGGCGTTCCTGGAGCTGGCCGACCCGCGCCCGGCCGACGTGCTGGGCACGTTGCGGGCGGCGGGGGAGCCCGCGCCCGTGGTGGTCCCGCTGCTGCTGACCCGGGCCTACCACGGTCGGGTGGACCTGCCGGCCCAGGTCGCCGGGTTCGACTGCGTCATCTCCGACACCCTGGGCGAGGTGTCCGAGCCGCTGCTGGCGGGTCTGATCCGGCGGCTGCACGAGTCGGTGACCGGCTACGACGCGGTGGTGCTCGCCGCGGCCGGCACCAGCGTGGCGTCGGGCCGGGCCATGGTCGACGAGGTCGCCGGGGCGCTCACGCTGCGGCTGGGCGTGCCGTGCGGGACGGCGTACGCCAGCGCGGCCGCACCCACCGGCGGCGAGGCCGTCGCGGCGCTCCGGGCCCGCGGGGCCCGCCGGGTGGCGGTGGCGTCGTACTTCCTCGCGCCGGGCCGCCTCTACGAAGCCGTGCTCGCCGACGCCCGTGCCGCGGGCGCGATCGGGGCGGCCGCCCCGCTGGGAGCGTCGAGGGAGCTCGTTCGGCTCGTGCTGCACCGCGTGGACGCCGTCGCGCCGAAGCGCGCCCTGCTGGCCGTCTGA
- a CDS encoding zinc-binding dehydrogenase, producing MRAVYADSINPDNPLAGLVVGERPEPQVAEGWTTVRVMASALNHHDLWSLRGVGLSAEQLPMILGCDAAGVDEDGNEVVVHAVVGDPAAGGGDETLDPKRSLLSERHQGTLADVVTVPRRNLVPKPEGMTWTDAACLPTAWLTAYRMLTTRGRLRDGDSVLVQGAGGGVATAAVVLAQALGARVYATSRDAAKRESAAGLGATVLAPGERLPERVDVVVETVGEATFDHSVKSTKPGGRIVVSGSTSGHLATVDLRRIFFLQQEVVGSTMGTRDELAALLELMAARKIAPVVDTVFDFADARGAFERMAAGAGFGKIVLDHQA from the coding sequence ATGCGTGCCGTCTATGCCGACTCGATCAATCCGGACAATCCCCTGGCGGGACTCGTGGTGGGCGAGCGGCCCGAGCCGCAGGTCGCCGAGGGCTGGACCACCGTGCGGGTGATGGCCAGCGCGCTCAACCACCACGACCTGTGGTCGCTGCGCGGCGTGGGCCTGTCCGCCGAGCAGCTGCCGATGATCCTGGGCTGCGACGCCGCCGGGGTCGACGAGGACGGCAACGAGGTCGTCGTGCACGCGGTGGTCGGCGACCCGGCGGCGGGCGGCGGTGACGAGACACTGGACCCGAAGCGCTCGCTGCTCTCCGAACGCCACCAGGGCACCCTGGCCGACGTGGTGACCGTGCCGCGGCGCAACCTGGTGCCCAAGCCCGAGGGCATGACCTGGACGGACGCGGCGTGCCTGCCGACGGCCTGGCTGACGGCATACCGCATGCTCACCACCCGCGGGCGGTTGCGCGACGGCGACAGCGTGCTGGTGCAGGGCGCGGGCGGCGGCGTGGCCACCGCGGCCGTGGTGCTGGCGCAGGCGCTCGGCGCGCGGGTCTACGCGACCAGCCGGGACGCCGCCAAGCGGGAGAGCGCCGCCGGGCTGGGCGCGACCGTGCTGGCCCCGGGCGAGCGGCTGCCCGAGCGCGTCGACGTGGTCGTGGAGACCGTCGGCGAGGCCACCTTCGACCACTCCGTGAAGAGCACGAAGCCGGGCGGCCGCATCGTGGTGTCCGGTTCGACCTCCGGGCACCTGGCCACGGTCGACCTGCGCCGGATCTTCTTCCTGCAGCAGGAGGTCGTCGGCTCGACCATGGGCACCCGCGACGAGCTGGCGGCGCTGCTGGAGCTGATGGCGGCCCGGAAGATCGCGCCGGTGGTGGACACCGTCTTCGACTTCGCCGACGCGCGCGGGGCCTTCGAGCGCATGGCCGCGGGCGCGGGCTTCGGCAAGATCGTGCTCGACCACCAGGCCTGA
- a CDS encoding LysM peptidoglycan-binding domain-containing protein — protein sequence MSEPQDKEGRLEDLEHEAAGFMNPFKWGKKKKEEEEAKKAQEAQAQAQAQAQAAPAPAAPPPAAPSITEPAAAPKPAAPAAGAPKPAAPTPKAPAERTYKVKSGDTLWDIAAQYYGDGRQYMKIAKANNIANPNLINVGVVLKIPD from the coding sequence ATGAGCGAGCCGCAGGACAAAGAGGGGCGCCTGGAGGACCTGGAGCATGAGGCCGCCGGCTTCATGAACCCGTTCAAGTGGGGCAAGAAGAAGAAGGAAGAGGAGGAGGCGAAGAAGGCGCAGGAAGCCCAGGCGCAGGCCCAGGCTCAGGCGCAGGCCGCCCCTGCTCCGGCCGCGCCCCCGCCGGCCGCGCCATCGATCACCGAACCGGCGGCCGCGCCCAAGCCCGCGGCTCCGGCAGCGGGGGCGCCCAAGCCCGCGGCCCCGACGCCGAAGGCGCCCGCCGAGCGCACCTACAAGGTGAAGTCCGGCGACACGCTGTGGGACATCGCGGCGCAGTACTACGGCGACGGCCGGCAGTACATGAAGATCGCGAAGGCCAACAACATCGCCAACCCGAACCTGATCAACGTCGGCGTGGTCCTGAAGATCCCCGACTGA
- a CDS encoding NAD(P)-dependent malic enzyme, translating into MAVVSTVPLSTREDLSLAYTPGVALVCEAIAENPALMDDYTWVGHTVAVVTDGSAVLGLGNIGPRAAMPVMEGKAVLFKQFGGVDAVPVCLDTQDTDEIVSIVKALAPSFGGINLEDIAAPRCFEIERRLVEALDIPVFHDDQHGTAVVVFAALRNAATLLDRKLCDLRVVVSGAGAAGVAVTKMLIAGGVEASAVIVCDSRGAIHAGRADLVPGSAKAELAERTNAGGVSGGIEAALDGADVLIGVSGGQIPERAVAGMAPGAMIFALANPTPEVHPDVAGRYAAVVATGRSDFPNQINNVLAFPGIFRGALDARATRITEGMKLAAATAIADVVAAELSADAIVPSALDPRVAPAVAAAVADAARREGVVRA; encoded by the coding sequence ATGGCCGTCGTCAGTACGGTGCCCCTCAGTACCCGAGAAGACCTCTCCCTCGCCTACACACCCGGCGTCGCGCTGGTGTGCGAGGCGATCGCGGAGAACCCGGCCCTGATGGACGACTACACCTGGGTCGGGCACACCGTCGCGGTGGTCACCGACGGCTCGGCCGTGCTCGGCCTGGGCAACATCGGCCCGCGCGCGGCGATGCCGGTGATGGAGGGCAAGGCCGTCCTGTTCAAGCAGTTCGGCGGGGTGGACGCGGTGCCGGTGTGCCTGGACACCCAGGACACCGACGAGATCGTGTCGATCGTCAAGGCCCTGGCGCCGAGCTTCGGCGGGATCAACCTGGAGGACATCGCCGCGCCGCGCTGCTTCGAGATCGAGCGGCGGCTGGTCGAGGCGCTGGACATCCCGGTGTTCCACGACGACCAGCACGGCACGGCCGTGGTCGTGTTCGCGGCCCTGCGCAACGCGGCGACGCTGCTCGACCGCAAGCTGTGCGACCTGCGCGTGGTGGTCTCCGGTGCCGGTGCGGCCGGGGTCGCGGTCACGAAGATGCTGATCGCAGGCGGGGTCGAGGCGTCCGCGGTGATCGTGTGCGACTCGCGCGGCGCGATCCACGCCGGGCGGGCCGACCTGGTGCCGGGTTCGGCGAAGGCCGAGCTGGCCGAGCGCACCAACGCGGGCGGCGTGAGCGGCGGCATCGAGGCGGCGTTGGACGGCGCGGACGTGCTGATCGGCGTGTCGGGCGGGCAGATCCCGGAGCGGGCGGTGGCCGGCATGGCCCCCGGCGCGATGATCTTCGCGCTGGCCAACCCGACGCCCGAGGTGCACCCGGACGTGGCCGGGCGGTACGCGGCGGTCGTGGCCACCGGACGCAGCGACTTCCCGAACCAGATCAACAACGTGCTGGCCTTCCCGGGCATCTTCCGCGGCGCGCTCGACGCCCGCGCCACCCGGATCACCGAGGGCATGAAGCTGGCCGCCGCGACCGCCATCGCCGACGTCGTCGCCGCGGAACTCTCCGCCGACGCCATCGTGCCCAGCGCGCTCGACCCGCGGGTGGCCCCCGCGGTAGCCGCCGCCGTGGCCGACGCCGCGCGCCGCGAGGGCGTGGTACGCGCCTGA
- the sodN gene encoding superoxide dismutase, Ni: MVVSAHCDLPCGVYDPAQARIEAESIKAICEKYQANTDPEFRTRALIIKEQRSELVKHHLWVLWTDYFKAPHFEKYPNLNQLFNEATKLAGAAGTKGQADPAVAEQLLGKIEEISKIFWETKQA; the protein is encoded by the coding sequence ATGGTGGTCAGTGCTCACTGCGACCTGCCGTGTGGCGTCTACGACCCGGCCCAGGCCCGGATCGAGGCCGAGTCGATCAAGGCCATCTGCGAGAAGTACCAGGCCAACACGGACCCGGAGTTCCGCACCCGGGCTCTGATCATCAAGGAGCAGCGGTCCGAGCTGGTCAAGCACCACCTGTGGGTGCTGTGGACCGACTACTTCAAGGCGCCGCACTTCGAGAAGTACCCGAACCTGAACCAGCTGTTCAACGAGGCCACCAAGCTCGCCGGCGCGGCCGGCACCAAGGGCCAGGCCGACCCGGCGGTGGCCGAGCAGCTGTTGGGCAAGATCGAGGAAATCTCCAAGATCTTCTGGGAGACCAAGCAGGCCTGA
- a CDS encoding phosphoadenylyl-sulfate reductase produces MTVDVRRSTAELMDLAGRAGAELEGAPAEEIIGWAAETFGPRFCVTSSMADAVLAHVAARVVPGVEVVFLDTGLHFPETLRVRDQVARTIPVTVVTVQPEISVAEQDERFGPRLYSRDPDSCCYLRKVKPLEDALAGYDAWAAGLRRDESPTRANTPVVHFEQARGKVKVNPLAAWTQTEVDQYIARYDIPVNQLLNQGYGSVGCWPCTRRIQPGEDARAGRWAMFDKTECGLHAA; encoded by the coding sequence ATGACCGTCGACGTGCGACGTTCCACCGCCGAGCTGATGGACCTGGCCGGCCGGGCCGGGGCCGAGCTGGAGGGCGCACCGGCCGAGGAGATCATCGGCTGGGCCGCCGAGACGTTCGGCCCCCGGTTCTGCGTCACCAGTTCCATGGCAGACGCGGTGCTGGCCCACGTGGCCGCGCGGGTGGTGCCCGGGGTGGAGGTCGTCTTCCTCGACACCGGCCTGCACTTCCCGGAGACGCTGCGGGTGCGTGACCAGGTCGCCCGCACCATCCCGGTGACCGTGGTGACGGTGCAGCCCGAGATCAGCGTCGCCGAGCAGGACGAGCGCTTCGGTCCGCGGCTCTACTCCCGCGACCCGGACTCGTGCTGCTACCTGCGCAAGGTGAAGCCGCTGGAGGACGCGCTGGCCGGGTACGACGCGTGGGCCGCCGGCCTGCGCCGTGACGAGTCGCCGACCCGCGCCAACACCCCCGTGGTCCACTTCGAGCAGGCCCGCGGCAAGGTGAAGGTCAACCCGCTGGCCGCCTGGACCCAGACCGAGGTGGACCAGTACATCGCCCGCTACGACATCCCGGTCAACCAGCTGCTGAACCAGGGTTACGGATCGGTCGGCTGCTGGCCGTGCACCCGGCGCATCCAGCCCGGCGAGGACGCCCGCGCCGGCCGCTGGGCGATGTTCGACAAGACCGAGTGCGGTCTGCATGCGGCCTGA
- a CDS encoding diacylglycerol/lipid kinase family protein gives MRGLLVVNPKATTTSARTRDVLAGALRSEMELTVGFTRRRGHGFDLARDAAAGGVDVVVALGGDGTVNEVVNGLMAAQRGPQTPALAVVPGGSTNVFVRALGLPRYAVDATSVILKALRRGTSRRVSLGLADDRYFTFCAGLGLDAAVVRRVEQARRKGRRSTPGLYLRSTLGQYFVEGRRAPGITLEQGGTEPAEGLANVIVQNTAPWTYLGDRPIHASPRASFDSGLDVLALQALHLPSTLHTVTQMLAHQPDDPDERGDVTGKKIMVRHDLAEFVVRCATPQAFQLDGDYLGEREKVKFTAVPGALRVIC, from the coding sequence ATGCGAGGTCTGCTCGTCGTCAACCCCAAGGCGACCACGACGTCCGCCCGGACCCGGGACGTGCTGGCCGGTGCCCTGCGCAGCGAGATGGAGCTGACGGTCGGCTTCACCCGCCGCCGCGGGCACGGCTTCGACCTCGCCCGCGACGCGGCCGCGGGGGGCGTCGACGTGGTCGTCGCGCTGGGCGGCGACGGGACCGTCAACGAGGTCGTCAACGGCCTGATGGCGGCGCAGCGGGGCCCGCAGACGCCGGCGCTGGCCGTGGTGCCCGGCGGCTCGACCAACGTCTTCGTGCGCGCGCTGGGCCTGCCCCGGTATGCCGTCGACGCCACCTCGGTGATCCTCAAGGCGCTCCGCCGCGGCACCAGCCGCCGGGTCAGCCTGGGGCTGGCCGACGACCGCTACTTCACCTTCTGCGCCGGCCTCGGCCTCGACGCCGCGGTGGTGCGCCGGGTGGAGCAGGCACGCCGCAAGGGCCGCCGGTCCACCCCCGGGCTCTACCTGCGCTCCACCCTCGGGCAGTACTTCGTCGAGGGCCGCCGCGCGCCCGGCATCACCCTGGAGCAAGGCGGCACGGAGCCCGCCGAGGGCCTGGCGAACGTGATCGTGCAGAACACCGCGCCCTGGACCTATCTCGGGGACCGGCCGATCCACGCCAGCCCCCGCGCATCGTTCGACAGCGGGCTCGATGTGCTTGCGCTGCAAGCCCTCCACCTGCCGAGCACCCTCCATACGGTCACGCAGATGTTGGCCCACCAGCCGGACGACCCCGACGAACGGGGCGATGTCACCGGAAAGAAGATCATGGTGCGCCACGATCTGGCGGAGTTCGTCGTCCGTTGCGCCACCCCGCAGGCGTTCCAACTCGACGGGGACTACCTAGGTGAACGCGAAAAGGTGAAATTCACCGCTGTGCCCGGGGCACTGCGCGTAATCTGCTAA
- a CDS encoding anti-sigma regulatory factor has product MSQILQPAATALTDNVVAVTVPADGGWLGVLRTATAGLAARLRFAGDKIEDLRIAVDEACAMLLVIAPPGGQLHCRFEIGDTELTVAISAPVNGTRKLPDNSAFAWKVLSGLTSRVDAEQADGRATIRLVTELPTT; this is encoded by the coding sequence GTGAGTCAGATTCTGCAACCGGCGGCGACGGCGCTTACCGACAACGTCGTCGCTGTCACCGTGCCCGCCGACGGCGGCTGGCTGGGTGTGCTGCGCACGGCGACCGCGGGGCTGGCCGCCCGGCTGCGCTTCGCCGGCGACAAGATCGAGGACCTGCGCATCGCCGTCGACGAAGCCTGCGCGATGCTGCTGGTCATCGCCCCGCCCGGCGGGCAGTTGCACTGCCGCTTCGAGATCGGCGACACCGAGCTGACGGTGGCGATCTCGGCGCCGGTCAACGGCACCCGGAAACTCCCGGACAACTCCGCGTTCGCCTGGAAGGTCCTCAGCGGCCTGACCTCGCGCGTCGACGCCGAGCAGGCCGACGGCCGCGCCACCATCCGCCTGGTCACCGAACTCCCCACCACCTGA
- a CDS encoding S24/S26 family peptidase — MIPLRPYSAEEALLRWPLFPVLVHGPSMAPTLRHGDMLLVRRGGRPVRPGDVVVARFRSRPDLLVVKRVRRAQDGGWWLIGDNGLVADDSRAYGVADVLGRVVCRYWPHPGRLSRRAEAGAE; from the coding sequence ATGATCCCCTTGCGACCCTACTCCGCCGAGGAGGCTCTGTTGCGCTGGCCGCTGTTTCCCGTACTCGTGCACGGCCCGTCCATGGCGCCGACCCTGCGCCACGGCGACATGCTGCTGGTGCGCCGCGGCGGCCGGCCGGTGCGGCCGGGCGACGTGGTCGTCGCGCGCTTCCGGTCCCGACCCGACCTGCTGGTGGTCAAGCGGGTCCGGCGGGCGCAGGACGGCGGTTGGTGGCTGATCGGGGACAACGGCCTGGTCGCCGACGACTCCCGGGCGTACGGCGTGGCCGACGTGCTCGGCCGGGTGGTGTGCCGGTACTGGCCGCACCCGGGTCGGCTGAGCCGCCGCGCCGAGGCCGGCGCTGAGTGA